Below is a window of Acidimicrobiales bacterium DNA.
CACCCGCCCGCGGCGAGGGTGCCGCCGTCGACCGGGATGGTGGTGCCGGTGACGAACCGCGACTGGTCGGAGGCCAGGAACAGGGCGACATCGGCGTAGTCGGCGGGCTGCCCGAAGCGACCCAGCGGGATCCACGCCCCGACCAGGGCGGGGTCGCGGTCGCCGAGCATCACCTCGGCGGGCGTCTGCAGGGTGTCGGCCATGTCGGGGGCGATGCAGTTCACCCGCACCTTCTGGCGGCCCAGCTCGACGGCGAGGCTGCGGGAGAACGCCCACACGGCGGCCTTCAGCCCGGAGTAGACGGCGTTGGCGGGGATGCCCCGGTGCACCTCGACGGTGGTCACGTTCACGATGCTGCCGCCGCCCTGGTCGACCATGATCGGGACCACCTGGTGGGTGCAGCGCAGGACGTGCTCCAGGTTGAGCTCGTAGAGGGTGCGCCAGTCGTCCTCGGTGGTGCGGACGAAGCGGCCGTTGGGGCGGTAGTCGCCCACGTTGTTCACCAGCACGTCGATCCGGCCGCTGGCCTGCTGCTCCCCGGCGACGGCGACGAGGTGGGCGACGGTGTCGGGGTCGCGGATGTCGCCCGGCACGGCGACCGCTGTGCCACCCGCCTGCACCACGTCGTCCACCGTGCGGGCGAGCGACGCCTCGTCGATGTCGTTCGCCACGACGACGGCGCCGGCCTCGGCGAACCGCCGGGTGATGCCCCCGCCGATCCCCGCGGCGCCGCCGGTGACGATCGCGACCCGGCCGTCGAGCTCCCCGCTCACGCGTCGGCTCCCGATGCCGTGACCGCGGCGAAGCGGTCGACCAGCCACGGCAGGCGGCGGGCGGCTTCGGCGGGGTCCGGGGCCAGGGTGGTCAGCCCGACGTGGATGTCACGGGCGCCGGTGGCCAGGACGTCGGGCACGCCGGCCAGGCTCCGGTCGAGGTCGATGCCGGCATCGCCCCGCACCAGCGGCAGCGGGGCGCGCACGGTCACCTCGTCGGGGTCGCGGCCGGCCGCGGCGAGTGCCGTCCGGAGCGTGGCGCTGCCGGCGGCGATGTCGTCGAGCGAGGCGCCCATGAGCGGGATCCAGCCCCGCCCGAAGCGGACGACCCGGTCGAGGTTGCGCTGGTGGAGCGCCCCGCCGATCCAGAGCGGCACGCCGCCGGGCTGCGGGGGCGCAGGCCGGCACCACACGTCGGTGACGT
It encodes the following:
- a CDS encoding glucose 1-dehydrogenase; this encodes MSGELDGRVAIVTGGAAGIGGGITRRFAEAGAVVVANDIDEASLARTVDDVVQAGGTAVAVPGDIRDPDTVAHLVAVAGEQQASGRIDVLVNNVGDYRPNGRFVRTTEDDWRTLYELNLEHVLRCTHQVVPIMVDQGGGSIVNVTTVEVHRGIPANAVYSGLKAAVWAFSRSLAVELGRQKVRVNCIAPDMADTLQTPAEVMLGDRDPALVGAWIPLGRFGQPADYADVALFLASDQSRFVTGTTIPVDGGTLAAGGWYGRAGGRGWTVLPDAP